The DNA segment GGGATGTATCCCGGCCTTGCCGCGGGGGCGGTTTCGGCGCTGCTCGCCAAGGGTTCGCCCGAGCAGCAGGCGCTTTACCTGCCAAAGATGATCGCCGGCGAATGGCTCGGCACCATGAACCTCACCGAACCGCAATGCGGCACGGATCTGGGCCTCATCCGCACCAAGGCGGAGCCGCAGGCGGATGGCAGCTACGCGATCACCGGCACCAAGATCTTCATCTCGGCGGGCGAGCACGATCTCACCGAGAACATCATCCACCTCGTCCTCGCCAAGCTGCCCGGCGCGCCCGACAGCTCGAAGGGGATCAGCCTCTTCGTCGTGCCCAAGGTGCTGGTGAACGCGGACGGCTCGCTCGGCGAGCGGAACGCGGTGGTCTGCGGCTCGATCGAGGAGAAGATGGGCATCCACGGCAATTCCACCTGCCTCCTGAACTATGACGGCGCGAAGGGCTGGCTGGTCGGCGAGGAGAACAAGGGCCTCGCCGCGATGTTCATCATGATGAACGCGGCCCGGCTGGGTGTCGGGGTCCAGGGGCTGAGCCAGGCGGAAGCAGCCTATCAGAACGCCGTCGCCTATGCGAAGGACCGCCGCCAGGGCCGCGCGTTGACGGGGCCGGCGGATCCCGAAGCCAAGGCCGACCCGATCATCGTCCACCCCGATGTCCGGCGGATGCTGATGGACGCCAAGGCCTTCACCGAGGGGATGCGCGCGCTGTGCCTCTGGGGGGCCTTGCAGGTCGACCTGAGTCACAAGGCGGCGAACGAGGAGGAGCGGGCGCTTGCCGACCGGCTGATCGGACTGCTGACCCCGGTCATCAAGGGCTATGGCACCGACAAGGGGTTCGAGGTCGCAGTCAATATGCAGCAGGTCTTCGGCGGGCACGGCTATATCCGCGAATGGGGGATGGAGCAGTTCGTCCGCGATGCCCGGATCGCGCAGATCTACGAAGGCACCAATGGCGTCCAGGCGATGGACCTTGCGGGCCGCAAGCTGGCGCAGGGCGGCGGCGCCGCAATCCAGGCTTTCTTCAAGCTGGTCGCGGACGAATGCGCGGCTGCGAAAGACGACGAAGACACCGCCAATCTTGCCGAACGGCTTGAAAAGGCGCTCGGCGAGCAGCAGGCGGTGACCATGTGGTTCATGCAGAACGCGATGGCGAACCCCAATCACCTCGGCGCCGGGGCGCATCATTACATGACCATGATGGGGATCGTGACGTTGGGGCTGATGTGGCTCAAGATGGCGCGGGTGGCCGCGGCGAAGGTCGCCGAAGGCGGCGGGGAGGCAGCCTTCTACCAGGCCAAGCTCACCACGGCGCGCTACTTCGCGGAGCGCTGCCTACCCGATGTGGGCGCATTGCGCCGCAAGATCGAGGCCGGGGCGGACGCGGTGATGGGGCTCGACGTCGAGGCCTTCGCGACCGCTGCTTGAGCGGCGGCTTGGATGCGGCGCCCCGCTCGGTTAAAGGCCGGGGCATGAGCGATCCCGACGCCCGGCCCGGCGGAGCCTTCGACCGCCTGCTCTTCGCCCATCCCCGCAGCCTCGGCGAAAGCTACGCAGAACACGCCGCGATCGCCGCGCGTTTCGGTGGCGCGATGGTCGCAGGCGGGGTCAAGTGCCTCGTTCACGCCATCGTCCCGGCGTTCTACGCCCGTGCCGCGAGCGATTGCGTGGCGGAGCTGAACGGCGAACTCGCGCGCCGCCGCGCCGCCTCCGCCGATGTCTACCCGGACTATGTGATCTGACCCGCCCGGTCAGCCATGTCGCCATCGTCGGCGGCGGCTTTTCGGGCGCCTTGCAGGCGATCAACCTGCTCCGCCACGACGGCCCGCGTGCCACGCTCATCGAGCGGCGGCCGCGCGCGGGCGAAGGGCTCGCCTATGGCGATGCAGCCCCCGGGCATCTGCTCAACGTCCGTGCCAAGGGGATGCACGCGTTCCCGGACGATCCCCGAAGCTTCACCCGCTGGCTGACCGCTCGAGGGGAGGGCTTCTCGCCCGACTGCTTCGTGCCCCGTCTCGTCTATGGCGAATACCTGCGCGACCTGCTGGCAAGGGAGATGGCGCGGCAGCCGGGGCGGATCACCTTGGTGCAGGGCGAGGCGGTGGCGATCGCGCTTCCGGGCAAAGGTGCGCGCATCACGCTTTCCGATGGCCGCGAAATTGCGGGAGATGCCGCCATTCTCGCGATCGGTAATCTGCCCCCGCACGATCCGCCGGGCTTCGGGCCTCATCTGGCGCCTGTCCTTTACGCAGGCGATCCCTGGACGCCTGCGGCGACGGCAGGGCTTGGCGAGGAGGATACTGTCCTGCTGCTGGGCACGGGGCTGACCATGGTCGATCTCGCGCTGCGCCTGATTGACGAGGGCTTTGCGGGCCGCCTGATCGCCTTGTCGCGGCGCGGGCTGCTGCCGCATCGTCATGGCCCCCAGCCACCCTTTGTCCCCATCGGCGAGCGACCGGAGCCGCGCGCCTCTGCCCTGGTGCGCGCGGTCCGGAGCCGGGCTTCAGCGGTCGACTGGCGCAATGCCGTCGATGAGCTGCGCCCCTTCACGCAAAGCCTGTGGCGCGCTGCCGGGGGTGACGCCCGCGCGCGCTTCCTGCGCCATCTGCGTCCGTGGTGGGACATTCACCGCCATCGCCTCGCGCCCGTGGTCGCCGACCGGATCGCGGCGCTGATCGAGAGCGGGACGCTCACTACGATCGCCGCCGCCACCCGCCATGCGGAGCCCCATCCGGATGGGCTCAAGGTCACGATCAAGCCGCGGGGCCAATCGGCGCAGGAACAGATCACTGTGCGGCGCGCGATCAATTGCACCGGGCCGCAGGGCAATCTCAGCGCCGCGACCGATCCGCTGCTGAGGCAACTCACCGCCGACGGTATCATCCGCCCTGATCCGCACCGGCTCGGCATCGATGTGGACGCCGCCGCACGCACCGTCGCGGCCGATGGTTCGGTGAACCAAAGCCTTTTTGCGGTGGGGCCGATGACCCGGGGCGCTTCATGGGAAGTGGTTGCGGTGCCCGATATCCGGCAGCAGGTTTGGGCGCTCGCGCGGCATCTTTCAAACGCGCATTGGGTGGGCGGGGAGGGGCTCTAGGCCGGCACCTCCGACCATGCAGAGCGCCACCCCGGCGCGGGCATGGGCCGGCCTTGCCGCGCGTGCGACCAGAGCGCGCCAAACTCCTTGTCGAGCCCGGGAAGCGCGAAGCGATCGAGACCGGAACCGGGGTAGAGACAGTACTCCCCAAACAGCGGCTGCCCACGAACTTCGTAGAAATCGACCCGCAGATAATCCTCGCGCGACGCCAGCGCCTCCGCAGCGGCAAGCATCGCTGTAAGCGAGCGCGGCGCGGGCATCGGGTCGGTGGTAGGCTTGAGCGGCTTAAAGGCCCGGTCGTGCAGCATCCAGCGATGGTTCTTGCCTCGGTTCACATGAACCTGCACATGCGTCGCCATGCCGCCGAAGACATGGATCTTGTAGTCGATCGGCAGTTCGCGCGTGTCGCTGACGAAGGGCTCTATCAGCAGGCCGCGAGGGACAGGGCTGTAGGCCCATTCATCGAGCACCGTGCCATAGGGCCGCGCGCACCATTGCCGTGCCGTGTCGCGCAAGCGGTCCCAAGCCTGGCCGGCGAGCGGCATGTCGAGCACCGCGTTCTGATTGCAGCCATGCCGCGCCTTCAGCATCGCGCGGGTGCTGACCGGCGGACGCGACGGCAGAGTGCGCCCGCTCCACAGCGTCGGGATGATCCATTCCGGGCCAAGCGTTTTTTCGGCGCGCGCCTTCGCGGCGATCTTGTCCATCAGCAAGGGGTGGTGCGCGCTGCGGTCGTTGAGCTTGCGCCATTGCACCCACTCGGTGAACAGGCGCGGGTGGGCGAGATCGGGGAAACGCCCGAACCGGCTGAGATAGGTCAGCCGCACGCGGCTGCGGGCGCGGGCCGCGCGCAAATCCAAGGGCATGAACGGCTATTCTTCCGGCAGGAAGTCGGGCACCGAGAGATAGCGTTCGCCGGTGTCGTAGTTGAAGCCGAGCACCCGCGCGGCCGGGTCGAGCTCGGGCAGCTTCTTCGCGATCGCGGCGAGCGTCGCTCCGCTCGAGATGCCGACCAGCAGCCCCTCCTCGCGCGCGCTGCGGCGGGCCATTTCTTTTGCCTCCTCGGCCTCGACCTGGATCGCGCCGTCGATAACCTGCGTGTGGAGATTGCCGGGCACGAAACCGGCGCCGATGCCCTGGATCGGGTGCGGCCCGGGCTGGCCGCCGCTGATGACGGGGGAAAGCGCGGGCTCGACCGCGAAGGCCTTCATGCCGGGCCATTCGCGCTTGAGGACTTCGGCGCAGCCGGTCAGATGACCCCCGGTTCCGACCCCGGTGATGAGCACGTCGAAGGGCTGTCCGGCGAAATCGGCCAGGATCTCGCGCGCGGTGGTGCGGACATGCACCTCGACATTGGCGGGGTTGTCGAACTGGCTGGCGATCCACGCGCCGTCCATTTCCGCTGCAAGCTCCTGCGCCCGCTCGATTGCGCCCTTCATGCCTTTCTCGCGCGGCGTGAGATCGAAGGTCGCGCCGTAGGCAAGCATGAGCCGGCGGCGTTCGAGGCTCATCGATTCGGGCATGACCAGGATCAGGCGGTAGCCCTTGACCGCAGCTACCATGGCGAGGCCGATGCCGGTGTTGCCGCTGGTCGGCTCGATGATGGTGCCGCCCGGCTTCAGCTTGCCGCTCGCTTCCGCATCCTCCACCATGGCGAGCGCAATGCGATCCTTGATCGAGCCGCCGGGGTTCGCGCGTTCGGACTTCACCCAGACCTCGTGGTCCGGAAACAGGCGCGACAGGCGGATATGCGGGGTGCCGCCGATGGTGGCGAGGACGGTGTCGGCTTTCATGCTTCACGCTCCTTGAGATCGCCGCGCGGCGCTTCGGACAGGAATTCCGGGGCGAAGGTCTTCGCGCGGCGCAGTTCCGGGAAGATCACCGCCCAAATGGCAGTCACGACTATGGCCCCGACGCCGCCGAATACAACCGCCCCCACCGCGCCCAGTGCGGCGGCGGCGAGGCCCGACTGCATCTCGCCAAGCTCGTTCGAGGCGCTGATCGCGAGGCCGGAGATCGAGGACACCCGCCCGCGCATCCGATCCGGGGTGTTGAGCTGCACAAGGCTCGAGCGGATAAAGACCGAAACCATGTCGGCCGCGCCCAGCAGCACCAGCATGGCGACCGAGACGGCGAAGCTGGTTGAGAGCCCGAAGGCGATCGTCGCGGCGCCGAAGCCGACCACCGCCCACAGCATCTTGGGCCCGACATTGTTCGCGAGCGGTCGCCAGGCCATCCACCCCGCCACCACGGCTGCACCCAATGCCGGAGCGCCGCGCATGATGCCCAGCCCCTCCGACCCCACCATCAGGATATCGCGCGCGAAGACCGGCAGCATGGCGGTCGCGCCGCCCAGCAGCACGGCGAAGAGATCGAGCGTGATGCAGCCCAGAAGGAAGCGCTGCCGCCAGGTATATTGCGCGCCTTCGATCATCTGACGGACGGGATGCCTGGGCTCGGCCTCCTGCGGCGCGCGTACCGGGCGGATCGAGGAGACGAGCAGCGCCGAGCCGATCAGCAGCGCGGCGGAGAGCGCATGCGGCAGCCACTCGGCTTCGGCAAACAGGAAGCCGCCGACCGCCGGGCCGAGCACGCTCGCCCCCTGCCAGGCGATGCTGGACAGCGCGATCGCGCGCGGCAGCAGCGCCTGCGGCACGATATTGGGTGCGATCGCGCTCATAGACGGGCCGAGAAAGACTCGCGCCGCGCCATGGGCCGCCGCCAGAGCGAACAGCAGCGGCAGGCCCAGCGCATCGGCAAAGGTCGCGTAGGCGAGCGCGGCGGCGATGGTGCAATCAGCGAGATTGGCCGCGGCGGCCACGCGCCGCCGGTCGAAGCGGTCCGCCGCCCAGCCCGCGACCGGGGTCAGCAGCAGCAGCGGAATGAATTGGGCAAGCCCCAAGAGGCCCAGCAGGAACGCGCCTTCCGACTTGCTGTAGCCATAGTCCGTGCGCGCGATGTCGTAAGCCTGGTAGCCGATCAGCACGACCATCGAGAGCGTGGCGAAAACCGCGATGAAGCGCGCCAGCCAAAACCGCCGGAAGTCGGGGATCGCGAGCGGGCTGGCAGGCTGAGCGTCGGCGATCACTGCGCCGCCATGGCTTAGGTGCGCTGAGATGGGAAGCGTCGCTTCCCTACTTTCCGCTTGGCCCGCTCACCCTGAGCCTGTCGAAGGGGGCTGGCGGAACCGTCGCGCCTGCTGCTTCGACAAGCTCAGCATGGGCCGATGGTAGAGCAGGAAGTCTAGCGCGTGCGCCTGAGCCTGGGATTGGGCTGCAGCGTGTCGATCATCGCCAGGAAATCGTCGATCCGGATGATGCGTTCGAACTGGAATCCGGCGCGGTTGTCGCGGCACCAGATGACATAGGCCTCGATCCGGCCGATCACGGGCAGGCGGATGATAACCCGGTCCCCGCGCGAAAGGTCCTTCGCATCATCCACCATAAAGCCATGCGCCGAAAGATTGGCGATATGGAGCCGCAAATCGCCTGCGCGGAAATGCTCGGCGATCACGGGGTGATCGACGGGGTGGCGCGCCAGGCGGCGTTGGTCGGTGACGCTGAGCTGGGCCCCTGCGCTCATGGATGACGCTTCCTTTTGAAAGTGCGTTGCCAAGGCACTGCACCCAAAAGGCTGACATTTTGTTAAGCACGCCCGGGCGGCTGCGCTTTACCCCGGGGCTTCGCCGCGCAGGATGGCGTGCTTCTTCTTGCCGAGACTGAACCGTGCCTCCTCGCCGGGCTGGAGCGAGATCAGGTGAGCCGGATCGGCAATCACAGCGCCGTCGAGCCTGACAGCGCCTTCGGCAAGCTTGCGCTTCGCTTCCCCGCCCGAAGCCGCGAGACCGAGCGCGGTGAGCGCGCTGCCGATCCGTACGCCGTCCGGGCCGACCGCTAGCACCGGGAGGTCGTCACCTATACCGCCGGCAAAAGTCGCGGTGGCGGTAGCCTCTGCCGCGCGGGCGGCGTCGGCACCGCGGACGAGCGCCGTCACTTCGTTCGCGAGCACGCGCTTGGCTTCGTTGATCTCCGCCCCGTCGAGCGTTTCAAGCCGCGCGATCTCGCCGAGCGGCAGATCGGTAAAGAGCCGCAGGAAGCGCCCGACGTCGCGATCGTCGGTGTTCCGCCAGTATTGCCAGAAGTCGTAGGCCGGCAGCTGCGCTTCGTTGAGCCACACCGCGCCCGCCGCGGTCTTGCCCATCTTCGCCCCGTCCGCGGTGGTGAGCAGGGGGGTGGTGAGGCCGTAGAGCTCCGCCCCGTCCATCCGCCGGCCGAGCTCGACCCCGTTGACGATATTGCCCCACTGATCGCTGCCGCCCATCTGCAGCCGCACGCCCATGGTCTGTGCGAGGTGCCGGTAGTCGTAACCCTGCAATATCATGTAGTTGAATTCTAGGAAGGTCATCGGTTGTTCGCGTTCGAGCCGCAGCCGGACCGAATCGAAGGTCAGCATCCGGTTGACGGTGAAGTGCGGGCCGACCTCCTGCAGCAGCTCGATATAGCCGAGCTTGCCGAGCCAGTCCTGATTGTCCACCAGCACCGCATCGGTCGGCCCGTCGCCGAAGGTCAGCAGCCGTTCGAACACCGTGCGGATGCCCGCGATGTTCGCGGCGATATCCGCATCCGTCAGCATCTTGCGGCTGGTGTCGCGCCCGGTCGGATCGCCGATGCGGGTGGTGCCGCCGCCCATCAGCACGATCGGCTTGTGCCCGGTCTGCTGCAACCGGCGCAGCAGCATGATCTGGACAAGACTGCCGACATGCAAGGAGGGCGCGGTCGCGTCGAAGCCGATATAGCCCGAAACCACCTGCCGCGCGGCGAGGGCATCCAGCCCCGCCGCATCGGTCATCTGGTGGACAAGCCCGCGTTCGTGCATCACGCGCAAAAGGTCGGAGCGGTAGGTGGACATGGGGCGGGGAGCTAGCATGGGGGGAACGGGGTGCAAACGCACGATTTGAAGCCGCATCCCGCCTTCCAGCCGGGCAAGGTGACGGGGGTCAGCGTCCGCT comes from the Qipengyuania sediminis genome and includes:
- a CDS encoding acyl-CoA dehydrogenase C-terminal domain-containing protein, giving the protein MPSYTAPARDARFIINEVLEVANYGNLPGFESATPDIIDTVIGEGGRFCQEVLAPLNRVGDEEGCTRHPDGSVTTPPGFKEAYQQFREAGWGTLSQPEAFGGQGMPHVLAFALEEFISSANQSFGMYPGLAAGAVSALLAKGSPEQQALYLPKMIAGEWLGTMNLTEPQCGTDLGLIRTKAEPQADGSYAITGTKIFISAGEHDLTENIIHLVLAKLPGAPDSSKGISLFVVPKVLVNADGSLGERNAVVCGSIEEKMGIHGNSTCLLNYDGAKGWLVGEENKGLAAMFIMMNAARLGVGVQGLSQAEAAYQNAVAYAKDRRQGRALTGPADPEAKADPIIVHPDVRRMLMDAKAFTEGMRALCLWGALQVDLSHKAANEEERALADRLIGLLTPVIKGYGTDKGFEVAVNMQQVFGGHGYIREWGMEQFVRDARIAQIYEGTNGVQAMDLAGRKLAQGGGAAIQAFFKLVADECAAAKDDEDTANLAERLEKALGEQQAVTMWFMQNAMANPNHLGAGAHHYMTMMGIVTLGLMWLKMARVAAAKVAEGGGEAAFYQAKLTTARYFAERCLPDVGALRRKIEAGADAVMGLDVEAFATAA
- the cysK gene encoding cysteine synthase A, which gives rise to MKADTVLATIGGTPHIRLSRLFPDHEVWVKSERANPGGSIKDRIALAMVEDAEASGKLKPGGTIIEPTSGNTGIGLAMVAAVKGYRLILVMPESMSLERRRLMLAYGATFDLTPREKGMKGAIERAQELAAEMDGAWIASQFDNPANVEVHVRTTAREILADFAGQPFDVLITGVGTGGHLTGCAEVLKREWPGMKAFAVEPALSPVISGGQPGPHPIQGIGAGFVPGNLHTQVIDGAIQVEAEEAKEMARRSAREEGLLVGISSGATLAAIAKKLPELDPAARVLGFNYDTGERYLSVPDFLPEE
- the tyrS gene encoding tyrosine--tRNA ligase gives rise to the protein MSTYRSDLLRVMHERGLVHQMTDAAGLDALAARQVVSGYIGFDATAPSLHVGSLVQIMLLRRLQQTGHKPIVLMGGGTTRIGDPTGRDTSRKMLTDADIAANIAGIRTVFERLLTFGDGPTDAVLVDNQDWLGKLGYIELLQEVGPHFTVNRMLTFDSVRLRLEREQPMTFLEFNYMILQGYDYRHLAQTMGVRLQMGGSDQWGNIVNGVELGRRMDGAELYGLTTPLLTTADGAKMGKTAAGAVWLNEAQLPAYDFWQYWRNTDDRDVGRFLRLFTDLPLGEIARLETLDGAEINEAKRVLANEVTALVRGADAARAAEATATATFAGGIGDDLPVLAVGPDGVRIGSALTALGLAASGGEAKRKLAEGAVRLDGAVIADPAHLISLQPGEEARFSLGKKKHAILRGEAPG
- a CDS encoding FAD/NAD(P)-binding protein, producing the protein MTRPVSHVAIVGGGFSGALQAINLLRHDGPRATLIERRPRAGEGLAYGDAAPGHLLNVRAKGMHAFPDDPRSFTRWLTARGEGFSPDCFVPRLVYGEYLRDLLAREMARQPGRITLVQGEAVAIALPGKGARITLSDGREIAGDAAILAIGNLPPHDPPGFGPHLAPVLYAGDPWTPAATAGLGEEDTVLLLGTGLTMVDLALRLIDEGFAGRLIALSRRGLLPHRHGPQPPFVPIGERPEPRASALVRAVRSRASAVDWRNAVDELRPFTQSLWRAAGGDARARFLRHLRPWWDIHRHRLAPVVADRIAALIESGTLTTIAAATRHAEPHPDGLKVTIKPRGQSAQEQITVRRAINCTGPQGNLSAATDPLLRQLTADGIIRPDPHRLGIDVDAAARTVAADGSVNQSLFAVGPMTRGASWEVVAVPDIRQQVWALARHLSNAHWVGGEGL
- a CDS encoding DUF6356 family protein translates to MSDPDARPGGAFDRLLFAHPRSLGESYAEHAAIAARFGGAMVAGGVKCLVHAIVPAFYARAASDCVAELNGELARRRAASADVYPDYVI
- a CDS encoding MFS transporter gives rise to the protein MIADAQPASPLAIPDFRRFWLARFIAVFATLSMVVLIGYQAYDIARTDYGYSKSEGAFLLGLLGLAQFIPLLLLTPVAGWAADRFDRRRVAAAANLADCTIAAALAYATFADALGLPLLFALAAAHGAARVFLGPSMSAIAPNIVPQALLPRAIALSSIAWQGASVLGPAVGGFLFAEAEWLPHALSAALLIGSALLVSSIRPVRAPQEAEPRHPVRQMIEGAQYTWRQRFLLGCITLDLFAVLLGGATAMLPVFARDILMVGSEGLGIMRGAPALGAAVVAGWMAWRPLANNVGPKMLWAVVGFGAATIAFGLSTSFAVSVAMLVLLGAADMVSVFIRSSLVQLNTPDRMRGRVSSISGLAISASNELGEMQSGLAAAALGAVGAVVFGGVGAIVVTAIWAVIFPELRRAKTFAPEFLSEAPRGDLKEREA
- a CDS encoding ATP-grasp fold amidoligase family protein, translating into MPLDLRAARARSRVRLTYLSRFGRFPDLAHPRLFTEWVQWRKLNDRSAHHPLLMDKIAAKARAEKTLGPEWIIPTLWSGRTLPSRPPVSTRAMLKARHGCNQNAVLDMPLAGQAWDRLRDTARQWCARPYGTVLDEWAYSPVPRGLLIEPFVSDTRELPIDYKIHVFGGMATHVQVHVNRGKNHRWMLHDRAFKPLKPTTDPMPAPRSLTAMLAAAEALASREDYLRVDFYEVRGQPLFGEYCLYPGSGLDRFALPGLDKEFGALWSHARQGRPMPAPGWRSAWSEVPA
- a CDS encoding PilZ domain-containing protein, giving the protein MSAGAQLSVTDQRRLARHPVDHPVIAEHFRAGDLRLHIANLSAHGFMVDDAKDLSRGDRVIIRLPVIGRIEAYVIWCRDNRAGFQFERIIRIDDFLAMIDTLQPNPRLRRTR